One Prevotella sp. E2-28 genomic window, ACAGATGCCTGTGAGTATCGGCCATGTAGTAAAATCTGCGATACGCTCAAACATAATTCCTAATCCATGATATAAAAGCCAGCCTCTGAGGGGTGATCAAGCACCATACTCTTCGGATCCTCTTTGGTTAGAAGCCATGCCATCCAGATGTCACCAGCAGCTGCAGCAATGAAGAAGATGCCCCAAGCAAGCAGGGGAAGGTTGCCAATAAACAGAGCCACTATCGACGGAATAATACCCAAAATAACACAAGGCATCATGGCTCCCATCATGTAGCCAGGGATGTGCATCGGTTCATCGCAGTGGCAATAGGGAGTTAGCATCTTCCACATAACACCGAAGCTGATGCTTTTCCATCCGCTCGGCGCATAGCAGGCCCACGTAATGCCGTGAATCAGCTCGTGTACCACAATGCCGATTATCATGCCCACAAAAGCGACAATCCATTGAGTCCCGTTACCTAGTATCTCCATCATCGGTTTACGTCCACCCCAAATAAGGAAGAACGGCACCAGTAGCACTATTGCCGCTATCACCATGATGGCTACGGCAAAGATATTCGCTTTGACTATATCTATCGATACTTTACGCCTGTTTTCTTCTGCCATATTCAAAAACATATTAAAACATCCGCAAAAATAGCTATTTTCATCCTTTTTTTCGTACTTTTGCACCAATAATTAGGATAGTTTATGAAAGTTAAGATTCAAACCATGCTGGGCGACATCGTAGTTCGCCTTTATGACGAAACTCCCATCCATCGCGACAATTTCTTGAAGTTGGCGAAGGAGGGTTATTATGATGGAACGCTGTTCCATCGCGTTATCAAGAACTTTATGATCCAGGGAGGTGATCCTGATTCCAAGGGCGCACCTGCTGGCAAGATGCTGGGTGTTGGTGGCCCAGACTATACGCTTGAAGCAGAAATTAAGGACGGACTTTTCCATAAGCGTGGCGCACTGGCTGCTGCACGTCAGGGTGACGAGGTGAATCCTGAACGCCGTAGTAGCGGTTCGCAGTTCTACATCGTCTGGGGAGATGTGTATAACGAAGGACAGCTTCGCCAGTTCTCCAAGCAGCTGAGGATGCA contains:
- a CDS encoding DUF3267 domain-containing protein: MAEENRRKVSIDIVKANIFAVAIMVIAAIVLLVPFFLIWGGRKPMMEILGNGTQWIVAFVGMIIGIVVHELIHGITWACYAPSGWKSISFGVMWKMLTPYCHCDEPMHIPGYMMGAMMPCVILGIIPSIVALFIGNLPLLAWGIFFIAAAAGDIWMAWLLTKEDPKSMVLDHPSEAGFYIMD
- a CDS encoding peptidylprolyl isomerase, with amino-acid sequence MKVKIQTMLGDIVVRLYDETPIHRDNFLKLAKEGYYDGTLFHRVIKNFMIQGGDPDSKGAPAGKMLGVGGPDYTLEAEIKDGLFHKRGALAAARQGDEVNPERRSSGSQFYIVWGDVYNEGQLRQFSKQLRMQKVQDAFNALAAEHRAEIMQMRRDRNREGLQELQDKLAAEAECKVGKSGLADEQLKIYSTVGGTPHLDGQYTVFGEVEEGLDVVEMIQGTATGRADRPVDDIEMRMVVIE